ACGAAGACGACATAGGTGAGGACAGCGAGGGCGGCGACCGACGGTGAGGGCGATCAACGGtgaggaggcgaggcgaggcggtcgACGCGTGCGAGGCGTGCCTCTCCCCTTTCCCGTGCGAGAGGTTGAAGATAGGAGGTTGGGGACGACGAGATCTAACGACTCGGAGGACAAAATCTAACGGATAGAGGTCGACCGGTCCAATAGTTGGGCCGACGCGAGTGCTGCCCAAAACGAAATCAGCTTCTAGATACACCAAAAGTTCGGTCCAACGGCTGGAACTTGCTGCGACATCCTCTTGCCCCACTGCAATTTTTTCTCTCCTACCCGTCCCGTCATTTTCGCCCTTCTTCCCTCCTACCACCCGGCCACATCGATCGCCGCCATTACTTCCGAATTCGAGCTACGACACCACAGCACTACATATGCTGCATCGACATCGTCAAATCAACCGCCCACCATCCATCCATCGGTTTCGCTTCTTTCTGAGCTGAAGCATCAAGCATCCATGAATGCAGAGGGAGCAGGGAGGGGCCCCGTCTTCCCGGTGCCGCAGCAGCAGGccccgtcgtcctcgtcgtcattgccaccttactactactactcctcgtcgtcttcatcgtcttcTCCGGCGACGACGTCCCGCCTGACGCACCACGTGACGCTGAGCTTCACGAGCCTGCCCATCCTCGTGCTCACCGTGCTCGGCATCCTCACCACCTCCGCGCTCCTCCTCACCTACTACGTCTTCGTCATCCGCTGCTGCCTCACCTGGCACGCCACCTCCTCCGACCCCTCCAGCCCCAACTCCGGCGGGCCCAGAAGCCTCGTCGTCTCCCTcacccgccgtcgccgccctcgccgcagCAGCGCCGCCGTTGACCATGAGCTCCCGGTGGTGCACgggccggagcccgacgaggctcGCGGCGGGCTCGGGGAGCCGGCCATCCGAGCTCTGCCGGCTTTCAGGTACAGCAAGGCCGCCAAGGACGACGCTGCCGCCGCCGGCGACGCGAGCGAGTGCGCGGTGTGCCTCGGCGAGTtccaggagggggagagggtgAGGCTCCTGCCGGGCTGCCTCCATGTCTTCCACGCCGAGTGCATCGACACCTGGCTGCACGGCTGCGCCAACTGCCCGCTCTGCCGTGCCGCCATCACCGCCGCCGCCGGCAAACAAGCTCCGTTGATGATGGACCGGCTGCCGAGACGAGAGGAGGTGGTCATCCAGGTGCAGGTCGCCggcaccggagaagaagaagaagacacaccGACACAGCAGCAGCAAGAAGATGGCACGGCGGCCTCCAAGAGCAGCACTTGCTTCCATGGAGAATGCAGTGGCGGCAGCAGCCGCAGCAATGAAGCACATTGCAGTAGGTAGTGATTCTAGTTAGTTGTCACATTGTTTGGGGTGTTCATAATCTTTTTTGCCGCTTGCAAGATTCATGAATGATAGTGTATCAGAAGAGGAGGAGCATTTATATTATCTCTAATGGAGGATAATTAGTTGTCATCACAGTTCTAAGGTGTCACAGGTTCAGTTCTCCCTGAATGTTTCTTCAGAGCATGACAAGTTCAGAACAACATGAGCAGCTGCTCCTACTGTAACTGTACACCACCACTTACCTGACTTTTACTGTATCACTTTGGATGAGAACAAACAGGAATAACAAATATTCTTCAAATTCTTACAAAAAAGATTGGCAAGCAGTGAAGAAGCAGAACACAAAAGGCAAATAAGCTGAGGGTGATGGAACAACTGTGACCAAGAAACTGAAACTTCAGAGGCAAGCCAAAGAAGAACATGAAGTGACAAGGGAAAAGAAAACAGGGGTTGCGGCCCATTGAGCTCACTGCGATATCCTGATCTTAGCACAGGCAGCAAATTCTCACCAAAACCATACTAAAACACCAACAAATGTCGAGATGGCGTCCTCCGTTACATCGTCAGGGGCTTCTTCATTGTCACAGCAAAATGGCTGTCCACCAAACGTTGATTTCTGGGACTCGGATATTTTTCATACTTGTACTCTTTAGCATGGAAAAACTCCTCACCCAATAGTTCAACCAAGTTCCGATTCTTAATCATGGCTAAATAAAGTCTTGGTTACGTTAGATTAGATAGACTGTCCAATCTTCTAGATGGTACAGAAGGCTACTTCCTGCGCCAAATCTACAGCCAAAATTTCTTCTACTGCAGAACAGCAAAGCAGCATCCAAGTAGAGGAAAGAAAAGGGTACACGACCCCAAGTTCCTAATTACTGTTGTGCGACTTTGGCCGGATCCGAATCGACTTCCTGTTCCTGAGGTTCAGGCAACGCGATTGCTTGATCACCGGGTGACAAGAATGCTAGGGCCTTTATCTTGATCTGCTCGTAGAGACGAATGGCTTCCCTGAGCTCGTCCTCAGCGCTGGGACCATGGTTTCGCCATGAATCAATCACTCGCTTTTGGAACTCCATAGCCAGGGCATAGCTGCATTTAAAAAGAAGAGGATAGTACTGATCAACTCAAAGTCAAAAGGCATAACAAATTACTGTCATTAGTCATTACAGGGAAGCATCGTTGCTCAATTACTCCCAAGAATCCAGCTAAAGAGCAAACAACACCCTGCATACAACTGTGTGCTTATAATACCAGCTCGCCACTATGGTGCATGCGCACCTTGTTCATGCGATTTTTTGGAGTTGTGTTCAGACTTGAGGTGAACCTTGGTAAATGTGTGGCTTACCCAATTAGCTGACATGGTTTAGATTCGTGTGATATCCTCTTGGTCTTTGGAGGTCAGATGGGCTCTCGGCCATGCAAGCACCCTGGGCTTCCCCTTGGTTACAGAAATCTTAGGAAGATTGATTGCCAGCCTTTATTGGACGAATTCTGTGGAAGGTTAAAGCTCTGGAAAGGAAAGCTCGTGCCTAGGGAGGAACCTCTGGGGCTAGTCAATTAGGTGCTTTCTGCCCACACCACGTATTAGTCACTAAAATGGATCGTTTTATTCAGACTTGGGATATGCTGCAGAACATTCAGTTAGTTAACAGCCCAAATACTATCTCTTGGAAGCTGACAGTGTATAGCCTTCATTTCATTggcaatatcaagaataacaatctGAAGGTGTGTAGTGTGAGTGTTAAAGGAAGGGTTTGAATCGGAAGCTCACTTCATGCTTTTTTGCCCTTTTGTGAAGCAAGTTTGATTTGTGTTTGTTTTTATCGCTATCAAGAGTCTCGGCGACCATCTTGAATGCAAATACTGTCAATAGTTGGTGGTGAAAGTCTTCCAGAGCTATAAAGAATCCTGAACCAAGACATCTTGTTTCGGCGGCGGTTTATATGGCCTAGCACCTTTGGAAGGAGCGTAATCGTAGAATTTTTTAAAATGAGTCGTCCTTGGTTGTAGCATTGATCCCTGTTAATGGTGTTGGACAGGTGTTTTGTGAGTAATACCCTTAGTTTACTTgttcctctttcttctttcttgttTGTTGGGCTGATCTTGGTTTCTACAGTTTTCCCTCTACTGTAATGAATTGGCACAAAAGTGAAGGCATTGATACCCTCTCCCCCCTACCCCCACACTTTTCATTGTAactcagggtttgcacacttttcGTTGTAATTCTAGGTATGTACCACCCGATAATCTGTACTTTCTACACTGTTTGCCAACAATCTTTAGGTTAACATTTCTTGCAGTAGTAACATGCACATGTAAAAGCAGGAATATGCAAAAACAAACCTACTTGCAGATTAACATGCAAATTATCTTAGACCACTGAATTTTCTACCAGGCTAACAGAAATCATGTTTGTGTTTGAGTGGACAACCATGAAAAGTGAACAGAAATAGTACCTTCCCATCGTGTTGTATGCATTGGCGAGGCTCTGGCAGGTCTCAATTGTATCAGAATGGTGAGGCCCTAAGGAAACATCCATGACTTCCTTTGCGAGCGCAAACATCTGTGCAGCAGACTGGGGCCGGTCCATCTCCATGTACGCAGCCCCCAGGTTGTTATATACATATCCTACACCATAATGTTTCGGCCCAAAACTTTCTTTCATCCTCTCTACTGCATCCTCCAAATATGGAACGGCCTCAGTCACCTTCCCTGTCAGAAGCAATAGCCATCCAATCTTAGCTGCCACATTCCCCTCCAAGTGTTGTGATTGAGGGATCCTCTCGAGCATCCCCAAACTCCTCTTCATCAAAGATATCGCCTTGTCAAATTCATTCACCATCTCATACAGCGAGGATACTTCGATATAAGCTTCAGCCACCTTGTCAGGTTCAGACACTTCCTTCTTCTCTAGAATGCCACAAGCGATCTCCAAGCACCTCTTGGTGTCCCCAACCCTCTCCTGGTTGGCGAGCGCCTTGGCCATCGATATGAACACCAGAGCTCGCACATCGctgtccttctccaccttcttggCGACGTCTTTTAGCACGCTTACGGCCTCATGAAACTTCCCCAGCGCAATCTTGATGTTCGCCGCATCAATCTCGGCATGAATGAGATCGGCGCCAGCCACACCCCACTTCTTCATCACTTTCTGGGACATCTCATTCTGCTCTAGCGCCAGTTCGTGCTGCTCTAGGCCAGTGTATATCACACCGAGCAGCCGCCTGTCGTGCGCGAGCTCCACCGAGTTCTTGCCCAGCGCCGACTCGTGCAGCTCCAGCGCCTTTTGGCAGAATGGCAGCGCCTGCTTGAAGTCAAGCACGGAGGCGTGCGCCTCCGCGAGGTCCCGGTACGCCGCGCCGAGCTCCCGGCTGCCCGGCGGCAGGATCGACTCCTTGAGCTCCACGCTGGCGCGCAGGTCGGCAAGGGCCTCCTCCCGCCTCCCCAGCGCCGTCTTCACGTTGGCGAGCTGCAGCCGCACCGCGTGCGCCACGGGCCTCACGTCGAACCCTTCGGCATCAGGGTCGCCGCCCTCATCCCCAACGGCGGCGTCTTTAGCCGGGAGAAGCGGGGTGAGGAGGCGGAGGGagcgggagaggaaggagagcgcGTCGTGGAAGCGGGTGAGGTCGAGGGAGGCGGAGCCGGCGAGGTGGAGCGCCATGGCGAGCGAGACGGCGTCGGAGTCCGACGACGGCTCGGAGGACCTGGGGGCCGCGGCCTCGAGGATCCCGACGGAGCGGAGCGCGAGCTCGAGGACGCGGGAGGGGTCGGCGGAGGCCGAGGAGTCGAGGTGCTGGCCGAGCTTGAGGCAGGCGAGGGCGAGCCGCTTGTCCGTAGGCGAGACGGCGTTCTCGAGGCGGGAGAAGGCGGCGAAGAGGTCGGTGGTGGTGGAGGCCGCCTCGAACGCCTCCTCGGCCGCCTCCGCGAGGACGCGGGCGGACGCGGGGAGCGCGGGCGGCGGCCGCGGGGAGTAGTGGCGGCGGGGATGCGGGAGTGGGGGCAGAAGGTTTAGATGTTTGGGCGATGGAGCGGGGGCGAGGGTACGGATGCGCTGCCTGAGTACGAGGGAGGCTGCTCTGCGTAGCGCCATGGCGAACGGCGATCGGTTTCGCGGCGGCGGTGGCCGGCGGTGAGAGGACTAGAGCGGAGTGGATGGGTAGGGAATGGTGGAGTAGGCTGGGCTGCTCTAGGCTTTCGATAGGAACCGTTTGGGAGGTTCTGGGCCGTTCACCGAGGCCCACTTGACATtccctaaggccttgtttggtaacAGGGTTTCTAAGAAGGTGTGTGGGGATAATCCCCGTAGGAATCAGATTACTTTTACCTAATCCCTTTAAATCTtcatttatttttaattcattagATAGGGTAGTGTATTTGTATTAAGAAAAATGCACCAGAGTTTAAGGTTTTATGACAAAAATGTGAGGATGAAACATGTCAATTACACTAGAATCAAATAGTCTTTTGGGATATGTTAGGATTTAGGGGTTTGACTGAAATAATCCTCACCAATTCCCTAATATACACTAGTATCAAACAAGGCCTAAGGATGATATTTGGGAAAACCTCATTCGACACATTTTGCGTCAAGTTGTCTAAGAGTCGCTGCTACGCTCAGTTTGCATCAtaaattattattgatatttgtgttgatcctatTCTTTATTCATTATTTCATGCAATTCTTATGCATTCtctctttgaatatgcaaggtacatcactgagagaaaaatatctggaaactggaattctggaccgtgtaaccgagaaaaaggcacaaaatcaagttgctccaaataaCCTCAAACTTTACATAGAATTTTTATGGATGTTTGAGAATTTCTGGACAAAAAATATACCGAAGAGGGTccaccagctgggcacaagccaacagggcacccccccccccccggtccgtgccctgatggcttgtgggcccccagccGACCCTCtcgcgaccatcttctcctatatggtgtgttttaccctagaaaaaaatcataagttataTTTCGAGACAGAGCGTTGCCGTCTCGACGCGGAAACCTGGGCAAAGGCCCTTTTTATCTCCAGCAGAGAGATTCTGCCGGGGAATTCCCCTCTGGAAGGGGGGAAtcaaagtcatcatcatcaccaacgtttCCTCCTTCGtgcgaggaccaatcttcatcaacatattcatcggcatcatctcatctccaaccctagttcatcacctgTATtccatctttgtctcaaaacctcatattggtacgtgtgggttactagttgtgttgattacatcttgtagttgatgcttgtcggattacttggtggaagatattatgttcagatccttaatcactattattacacctctcgtcttgaacatgttgatgatgtgtgagtagtaattattgtccCTTAGGACAtgagagaagtcttgttataaataatcatgtaaaattcgtattcgttcgatattttgatgatatggatgttgttacatctcttagtggtgtcatgtaaaCATTGACTACATGATACTTCACCATgtaatgggcctaagggaagtcattgtggagtaacaaatagatgatgggttgcgagagtgacagaagcttaaggctagtttatgcgttgcttcacaagggactaatttggatccacgtgttgcatgttatggttagattatccttaattcttctttcgtagttgtggatgcttgcgagatggggtaatcataagtaggttgttagttcaagtaagaacaacaccttagcactgttccacccacatatcaaatcatcaaagtggcgaacgcgaatcaacttaatatgatgaacataacTAGACATAAATTACCATGtgacctcgggagcgcttgctttatataagaggacTTGCAGGACTGTCCTTTTCtatgaaaaggattgggctaccttgctgcacctttgctactattattacttgtcacttgttacaaattatcttgctacaaaactatatatcactgttacttacaacacttggagAGAATTCCTTCTTGAAAACTACATATTAtttccttctgttcctcgttgggatcgacactcttatctattgaaaggactacgattgatcccctatacttgtgggtcatcaagactcttttctcgcgtcgttgccggggagtgaagctcctttggtaagtggaaattggtaaggtaacattttcggtacgtgctgaaatttactactgcttatcactatgaacggtcaccctttgagtggcttgttcggggcatcttcgcaTGTAAAGGAAGTTTAGGAAATTTTTCCTCAACCttttgaacctactgaaaatgttattatgagattccttcgcgTATGGTAGAAAAACTTCTGGCTAATCAttataacggttcaactcatcctgattaccatttgatatatgtcgatgagatttgtggattatttaagctttcaCGTCTACCcagagacaaagttaagaagaaagttttttctttatctttggagggaaaagcacTAATGTGGTAGAGGCTATgaaatgatattggatcatgggattggaatctCCTAAAgctagaatttcatcagaagttttatactatgcatctaattcatcatgatcgaaattttatttataattgttggcctcgtgaaggggaaagcatcgctcaagcttgggggaggcttaaatctatgatacaCACCTGCCCCAACCatctttccctaataataaagcagctaGCGCTTTTGTCGTACGTCATAAAAATTACCCTCAAAGTTGACCTAAATTACCCACTATGACACCCATAAGTGAGGAAAATGATTCGGTTTTTTTCCTGTCAAAGCCGCAGTCTCACACGGTTCTTAAAGCCCAAGACCCTGTTCTATCATGACCATGTCTGAGGCGTAGTGGCTTGAGCGCCTCTCTTCCACCAAGGAGAACTAGGTTCGGTCCTCGGTTCTAACACTTTTGTTCTCTGTCTTTTTTAGGAATCTTTTCTCTCTTTATTAGCAGCAAGGATGCACCTCTTTTTTTCATGTTACATAACCCCACCTCGCTCTTTTATACAGTTTttgaccagtatatataggatcaCATGTTTTCTGAAATATCAACAAGAGACCTAAATAACTACAGCGGGAAGGTGCATTAAAAGGATAAACGGGAAATTATCCCCTGTCTCGTGGGGCTAGATTTCAGATGCCTGTGAATGTGATGGCTCGATGGCACAAGGTTCAAGAGGCCACAGCGCCATCCTAAAATTACACAGATTTTACTACTTATATAATTGATTTAATATAAAggagtttagatcactactttaatgatttaaatgcttttatattagttgACAAAGAAAGTATAAGTAGTATTCTAATATCAAAAAAGTTATATTTAAATCGTTAATATATTGTTGTGTTTAAAATGAAAATTCCAAACAAAAACAGAGTCACAATTTATATTTATGATGAATAACTGAAGTTTCAATTGACAAATTTAAATTAAGGTTTCTAAAATACATTGTGCTCTCTAGGTTAGCCGCATGTAATCCACCAACTAAATGTATTATATTCTTATAAGTGCAACCAGCGTTCAAATTTATTTGATTTTGAATTAACAAGGTTGACTATACATTATGTGTTCTCAATAGCTTGATTTGAACATCGTACAATTGCTAATCCGTTGCAGCGCACGGCCACTTTTTTACTCTAAATGGGAAGCCACCAACCATGCCCTACGACCCGTGGTGTGTAGGATGCTTAGTACGGATTGGTTCCACCTAAAGTTGCTGAGACAGTCAGGTGCTTTCCATGGCACAATATTTATGTATTAATGCACAAAGCTCGGTAAGGATTTGTATGCGACGACGGGACAGGGCATTTAAGATTCCCTCCTTTTGGCAGTTATGCCAGAATATATTTGTAATATCTTGGCCGTTGCAATCCGGTATATGGTTTATGATCAACAGGAATCTAGCCCAGAAGTTTTGGACCATTTCCCCTGGCTCCTACCGGAGGCGGTGGAGGTCCCGTATGCTAGAACTATCTGAGATGTTCAGATTATTCCTAGAATGGATGTGGGTGGGAAAAAATTTGGTGCTTCAACAAAATACATGCTTCTGGTATCGCTAATTGTACCTTATACCATTGAGGGAGTTTGGAGCGTCGAGTTTGGAGCCTGAACGGCCAGCCGGACATGATTGCTTGTGTTCCGAATTGAGTTCGGGGCATAACTTGATTGCCGCATGGCCTGGAGAGTCCGCGTTACCGGATACTAGGACACAAATGGTTTTTAGTTTTGGTGGTAGGGAGGGCGAACCTCCCGCTGGTTCCTCAACCGTGGCAATCAGGTGAGTAATAGGTGGGATATAGATTTCCGTGTCATCGGGTCTGATCCCGATCTGGTCATAGATCGACGGTTAGTCGTGGGATACTCCCATGGCCTGAATTCAACCAAGTAGCTTGTCTAATTCCTTAACATTCACGGCGTCCACACATCCGAAGTCCATGGGATCAATGAGAGGCATATCCGTCTTTGGAATATTTAGAGTTGTGCCCGAGCTACGTTCACCTGTCGGTTATTCGCACAATGCGCTCGGCTCAGGATTCGAGGCCGAAGCATGGTCAGGAGCCATCTTGAGGACGAGATACCGATGCATCAAAAGTGAGGTGTGTTGTCCGAATAAGGTCTCCCCGGGGATCGGCGACGAACTCTAAGTTCCCGAACCAGATCTCTTGATCGGCCGTAAGGCTTTCGACCCGGTCTAAGCGACCGATTGGACCAGCATGCAACACCATGAATTTTCTCGCGGGTCATTGGTTTCCCTCTAAtattaaagggtgatgcagcacagcgacgacaagtatttaccTTAGTTAAGAACTAAGGTATAATCCCGTAGGaaaatccacaagactatgtagggGACTTCAACTTCATTAGGGCACCAACGAACCGCAACCTACCCGAAGGTAACATTCAAGACATGTTTACGTTTAATGAATTCATCAATGAGCAGATGTTAACGGAGATCCCAATCAAAGGCCGGGCATATACATGGTCGAACATGCAGCTAAACCCTCTGCTCAAACAACTCGACTGGTTCTTTACGTCTCTGAATTGGACTACCTCCTTTCCCAACACTTTGGTACGTCCATTTCCACGGCCTGTATCCGATCATATTCCCTGTTCGGTCGAAATACAAACAAACATTCCACGCAACAAAACATTCCGCTTTGAAACATACTGGATTGCCCACCCAGGGTTTATGGAGACAGTCTCGCTAGCATGGAATAAACCCATCAAACATGGTCGGAATAGCAATGCAGCGGCGATAATTTGTCAGAAACTTAAAGTTGTTCGATTTGCACTATGAAGATGGAGTTGCGGTATCTCCCGCCTTAAGGTAGCAACTATTAACACCAACAAGGAGCTGCTGGAGTTAGACTCCCTTGA
This genomic stretch from Hordeum vulgare subsp. vulgare chromosome 6H, MorexV3_pseudomolecules_assembly, whole genome shotgun sequence harbors:
- the LOC123405883 gene encoding uncharacterized protein LOC123405883 is translated as MTLSTVGDCIVPPLALPSLAELGSLVLRPELYAWDGVLRDWTVVAPSPVQAPPSHASPLHSPSSPPLPAQAPLHALVPSLVFPLRRLTSPPPSPAGAAARPRTLRWRCCKTTIAGARAEPRKMPWLPPAMDGSFGPTAGTCCDILLPHCNFFSPTRPVIFALLPSYHPATSIAAITSEFELRHHSTTYAASTSSNQPPTIHPSVSLLSELKHQASMNAEGAGRGPVFPVPQQQAPSSSSSLPPYYYYSSSSSSSSPATTSRLTHHVTLSFTSLPILVLTVLGILTTSALLLTYYVFVIRCCLTWHATSSDPSSPNSGGPRSLVVSLTRRRRPRRSSAAVDHELPVVHGPEPDEARGGLGEPAIRALPAFRYSKAAKDDAAAAGDASECAVCLGEFQEGERVRLLPGCLHVFHAECIDTWLHGCANCPLCRAAITAAAGKQAPLMMDRLPRREEVVIQVQVAGTGEEEEDTPTQQQQEDGTAASKSSTCFHGECSGGSSRSNEAHCSR
- the LOC123402800 gene encoding protein KINESIN LIGHT CHAIN-RELATED 1-like produces the protein MALRRAASLVLRQRIRTLAPAPSPKHLNLLPPLPHPRRHYSPRPPPALPASARVLAEAAEEAFEAASTTTDLFAAFSRLENAVSPTDKRLALACLKLGQHLDSSASADPSRVLELALRSVGILEAAAPRSSEPSSDSDAVSLAMALHLAGSASLDLTRFHDALSFLSRSLRLLTPLLPAKDAAVGDEGGDPDAEGFDVRPVAHAVRLQLANVKTALGRREEALADLRASVELKESILPPGSRELGAAYRDLAEAHASVLDFKQALPFCQKALELHESALGKNSVELAHDRRLLGVIYTGLEQHELALEQNEMSQKVMKKWGVAGADLIHAEIDAANIKIALGKFHEAVSVLKDVAKKVEKDSDVRALVFISMAKALANQERVGDTKRCLEIACGILEKKEVSEPDKVAEAYIEVSSLYEMVNEFDKAISLMKRSLGMLERIPQSQHLEGNVAAKIGWLLLLTGKVTEAVPYLEDAVERMKESFGPKHYGVGYVYNNLGAAYMEMDRPQSAAQMFALAKEVMDVSLGPHHSDTIETCQSLANAYNTMGSYALAMEFQKRVIDSWRNHGPSAEDELREAIRLYEQIKIKALAFLSPGDQAIALPEPQEQEVDSDPAKVAQQ